One genomic segment of Rivularia sp. PCC 7116 includes these proteins:
- a CDS encoding Stp1/IreP family PP2C-type Ser/Thr phosphatase — protein sequence MKLKFTGFSDPGLIRSNNQDAYYIDPEGRFFIVADGMGGHAGGEEASRIANVEIQKYLVSNWDSSKSSEELLKSALWEANEAILRDQQEHSERADMGTTVVAVVFRPGESPYVAHVGDSRLYRWRSSLLELITQDHTWVARALKMGDINIEEARNHPFRHVLSRCLGRDDLHEVDVQPLDISSGDRLLLCSDGLTEELADEKIACYLQENTALEKTALSLIEGAKDQGGHDNITVVIVELED from the coding sequence ATGAAACTTAAATTCACGGGTTTTAGCGATCCGGGACTTATTCGTTCTAATAATCAGGATGCTTACTATATTGACCCAGAAGGTCGATTTTTCATTGTTGCTGATGGTATGGGTGGTCATGCTGGCGGCGAAGAGGCAAGTCGAATTGCCAACGTGGAAATTCAAAAGTACCTGGTATCAAATTGGGATAGTTCTAAGTCTTCGGAAGAATTATTAAAGTCCGCTTTATGGGAGGCTAATGAAGCTATTCTGCGAGATCAGCAGGAACATTCCGAACGGGCGGATATGGGTACTACCGTAGTCGCGGTTGTGTTTCGTCCTGGTGAGTCTCCCTATGTTGCTCATGTTGGAGATTCGCGCCTGTATCGCTGGCGTTCGTCTTTATTGGAGTTAATCACTCAAGATCATACTTGGGTTGCACGTGCTTTAAAAATGGGTGATATCAATATTGAAGAAGCCAGGAATCATCCTTTCCGTCATGTTTTATCCCGCTGTCTCGGACGCGATGATTTACATGAAGTTGACGTACAGCCTCTTGATATAAGCAGTGGCGATCGCCTTTTGCTATGTAGCGACGGTTTGACGGAGGAACTTGCAGATGAAAAAATTGCCTGCTATCTACAAGAAAATACAGCACTTGAAAAAACTGCTTTGTCTTTAATCGAAGGAGCTAAGGATCAAGGCGGACACGATAATATTACTGTTGTAATTGTAGAACTTGAAGATTAG
- a CDS encoding NblA/ycf18 family protein, which yields MDKSIELSLEQQFSIRSFASQVKGMSHEQAQDFLVKLYEQMVVREATYQELLKHQWGLDSGSTWA from the coding sequence ATGGACAAATCAATCGAACTTTCCTTGGAGCAGCAATTTAGTATCCGCTCCTTTGCTAGCCAAGTAAAAGGTATGAGTCACGAGCAAGCTCAAGACTTTTTAGTCAAACTTTACGAGCAAATGGTCGTTAGAGAAGCTACTTATCAAGAACTTCTCAAACATCAGTGGGGCTTGGATTCGGGTTCCACTTGGGCATAG
- a CDS encoding AarF/ABC1/UbiB kinase family protein, giving the protein MEKGYSDNAYRWNRKNYSSRRRFVDIWSFVLTLMLRLWLYNKSWSYRGGATETKKAARRKWQAIWIRNTLLDLGPTFIKVGQLFSTRADIFPSEYVEELAKLQDKVPAFSYEQVEEIIEYELGKKIPELFASFEPVPLAAASLGQVHKAVLHSGEAVVVKIQRPGLKQLFEIDLKILKGITKYFQNHPKWGRGRDWVGIYEECCRILWEEIDYLNEGRNADTFRRNFRAQEWVKVPRVYWRYASPRVLTLEYVPGIKISQYEALEAAGLDRKVLARQGAEAYLHQLLNNGFFHADPHPGNIAVSPDGALIFYDFGMMGRIQSNVREGLMDTLFGVASKDGERVVNSLVNLGALAPTDDMGPVRRSVQYMLDHFMDKPFEKQSVASISEDLYEIAYDQPFRFPATFTFVMRAFSTLEGVGKGLDPEFSFMEVAKPYAMELMSDMNGSEGNSIINELSRQAVQVSTSAFGLPRRLEDTLEKLERGDVRVRVRSIETERLLRRQTNIQLGGTYALIISGFTLSATILLVHDYVWFALVAGLIAAAVSWMLIRLLLRLDRYDRMY; this is encoded by the coding sequence ATGGAAAAGGGTTATTCAGATAACGCATACCGTTGGAACCGCAAAAATTATTCTAGCAGGCGACGCTTCGTTGACATTTGGTCATTCGTACTGACTTTAATGTTAAGGCTTTGGCTATACAATAAATCCTGGAGCTATCGCGGCGGAGCCACCGAAACCAAAAAAGCTGCCAGAAGAAAATGGCAGGCAATTTGGATTCGTAATACTCTGCTGGATTTAGGACCTACTTTTATCAAAGTAGGTCAGTTATTTTCTACTCGTGCCGATATATTTCCCAGCGAATATGTAGAGGAACTAGCTAAACTTCAAGATAAAGTTCCGGCGTTTAGTTACGAGCAAGTAGAAGAAATTATTGAATACGAATTGGGAAAGAAAATTCCCGAGTTGTTTGCGAGTTTTGAGCCTGTGCCTTTAGCTGCTGCGAGCTTGGGACAAGTTCATAAAGCCGTTCTGCATTCTGGAGAAGCGGTTGTTGTTAAAATACAGCGTCCGGGATTAAAACAACTTTTTGAAATTGATTTAAAAATCCTTAAAGGTATTACAAAATACTTTCAAAATCATCCTAAATGGGGAAGAGGACGAGATTGGGTTGGCATCTATGAAGAATGTTGTCGGATACTTTGGGAAGAAATTGATTATCTGAACGAAGGTCGAAATGCCGATACTTTCCGCCGTAACTTCCGCGCTCAAGAGTGGGTTAAGGTTCCTCGCGTTTACTGGCGCTATGCTTCACCAAGAGTATTGACGTTAGAATACGTTCCTGGTATTAAAATTAGTCAGTACGAAGCTTTAGAAGCAGCAGGTTTAGATAGAAAGGTTCTTGCTCGTCAAGGAGCCGAAGCTTACCTGCATCAATTGCTGAATAATGGCTTCTTCCATGCCGATCCACACCCCGGTAACATTGCCGTTAGTCCAGATGGTGCGTTAATATTTTATGACTTTGGCATGATGGGACGAATCCAGTCCAATGTGCGCGAAGGATTAATGGATACACTTTTTGGTGTTGCTTCTAAAGACGGCGAACGAGTTGTTAATTCGTTAGTTAATTTAGGAGCATTGGCTCCAACCGATGATATGGGACCAGTGCGGCGATCGGTTCAGTATATGCTGGATCACTTCATGGACAAACCCTTTGAGAAACAGTCGGTAGCAAGTATCAGTGAGGATTTGTACGAAATAGCTTACGATCAGCCGTTTAGATTTCCGGCTACGTTCACTTTTGTGATGAGAGCTTTTTCTACTCTTGAAGGAGTCGGTAAGGGGCTAGATCCAGAATTTAGCTTTATGGAAGTCGCAAAACCATACGCAATGGAGCTTATGAGTGATATGAATGGTTCCGAGGGGAACAGTATAATTAACGAACTTAGTCGTCAAGCAGTTCAAGTAAGTACTAGTGCATTTGGTCTACCACGGAGACTAGAGGATACACTAGAAAAGCTTGAACGGGGAGATGTGCGAGTGCGTGTCCGGTCTATTGAAACAGAGCGTCTGCTACGAAGACAAACAAATATTCAGCTTGGGGGAACTTATGCACTAATTATCAGTGGATTTACCCTTTCAGCTACGATATTGTTGGTTCATGATTATGTATGGTTCGCACTGGTTGCGGGTTTGATTGCGGCAGCTGTATCGTGGATGCTAATTAGATTACTTTTGCGCCTCGACCGTTATGACCGTATGTATTAG